One region of Fragaria vesca subsp. vesca linkage group LG4, FraVesHawaii_1.0, whole genome shotgun sequence genomic DNA includes:
- the LOC101298415 gene encoding uncharacterized protein LOC101298415, with protein sequence MASDEEIDSLFENAMKGQWEKVREAYRNSIKAQKAKITRSKETALHIAIADGQTEIALELVKIIPSNADDSDASTAVLSIANDRGNTPLHLAARIGNVQVCRSIADKAASLVSLRNVEGETPLFLAALNGNTKAFVCLNFYCPEKQHSLIRDNNGDTILHAAILGEYFSLAFQIIKLYPELVNSMNQDGLSPLHILASKPNAFKSSCRLGLSGHLIYQCLMVEELKVEEYNHEACLPKAGDRDSFSYPENYQTCMNFFQVLRSKKRGDRHWVQLWHGYSHKTHSSLLQANGGNEKGTNGPVGDEENPKQEATPGASTSALRSQSIDATNEISDGKSSRSTNGANHPERNRGENHLFPPNYVSFVLFFKFMMKALLIILGIGFWRIKKIQEKKERHIWANQVMNELVDLTSLYKYRNTGQNPQETKTSKDKEEAYNAIMLDEASPLPSDHAARNSTDTHIEAITFSSSQYNYKPRSDQNEPERKNTIPFRGKKNGIVAGKNQSPILIAAKMGVTEMVEKILDKFPVAIQDVDSDNKNVVLLAVENRQPHVYNLLQKRQILKESLLRQLDNKGNSALHLAATCGQYRPWLIPGAALQMQWEIKWYKFVRNSMPHRYFVCHNSSGQTPKEIFIDTHKHLIKEGSKWLTKTSESCSLVAALIATVAFATSATVPGGLDQRTGEPILQDKAAFNAFTISSLVALCFSITSLVFFLSILTSRYEESDFSMDLPRKLLMGLTSLFASIASMLVSFCTGHIFLLKHQLRYVAYPLYAATCLPVTFFALAQLPLYFDLMRAIINKVPQRSYKVYPH encoded by the exons ATGGCTTCAGATGAGGAAATAGATAGCCTGTTTGAAAATGCGATGAAAGGACAATGGGAAAAGGTCAGGGAGGCCTACAGAAACAGTATCAAGGCTCAAAAAGCCAAGATCACCAGGTCCAAAGAGACTGCTCTACACATAGCCATAGCAGATGGCCAAACCGAAATCGCACTGGAGTTGGTCAAAATTATTCCCAGTAATGCAGACGACAGTGACGCTTCAACGGCGGTACTCAGCATAGCAAACGACAGAGGCAACACGCCGCTACATCTAGCTGCTCGGATTGGGAATGTACAAGTGTGCCGTAGCATTGCTGACAAGGCGGCGAGCCTCGTCTCCCTTCGAAATGTGGAGGGAGAGACACCTCTCTTCTTGGCAGCTCTTAATGGTAACACAAAGGCTTTTGTTTGCCTTAATTTCTATTGCCCAGAAAAACAGCACTCCTTGATTAGGGACAACAATGGGGATACCATCCTTCATGCCGCAATCTTGGGTGAATACTTCA GTTTGGCATTTCAGATAATTAAGTTGTACCCAGAACTAGTGAACTCTATGAATCAAGATGGTTTGTCTCCCCTGCATATTCTAGCCAGTAAGCCAAATGCATTCAAAAGCAGCTGTCGACTCGGGCTCAGTGGTCATCTTATATACCAAT GTTTGATGGTTGAAGAACTCAAAGTGGAAGAATATAACCATGAAGCTTGTCTTCCTAAGGCAGGAGACAGAGACAGTTTTTCATACCCAGAAAACTACCAAACATGCATGAACTTCTTCCAAGTTCTCAGAA GTAAAAAGAGGGGGGATAGGCATTGGGTGCAATTGTGGCATGGATACTCACATAAGACGCACAGCTCACTCCTTCAAGCTAATGGAGGAAATGAAAAGGGTACTAATGGTCCTGTTGGTGATGAAGAGAATCCCAAACAAG AGGCTACTCCAGGAGCATCAACTTCTGCACTGAGGTCACAATCAATAGATGCTACTAACGAAATATCAGATGGAAAGAGTTCAAGATCAACTAATG GTGCAAACCATCCAGAGAGAAATAGAGGAGAAAATCACCTGTTTCCACCCAATTATGTCTCATTTGTTTTGTTCTTCAAGTTTATGATGAAGGCCTTGCTAATCATTCTGGGAATTG GATTTTGGAGGATAAAGAAAATCCAAGAAAAGAAAGAGAGACATATATGGGCGAATCAGGTCATGAATGAATTGGTTGACCTTACTTCTTTATACAAATATCGAAATACTGGGCAAAATCCTCAAGAAACTAAAACAAGCAAAGATAAAGAAGAAGCCTATAATGCTATAATGCTAGACGAAGCCTCACCCTTACCATCTGATCATGCGGCACGTAACAGTACAGATACGCATATTGAGGCGATTACCTTTTCCTCAAGCCAGTACAATTATAAGCCAAGGAGTGATCAAAATGAGCCAG AGAGGAAGAACACCATTCCCTTCAGAGGTAAGAAGAATGGAATTGTAGCAGGGAAAAATCAGTCACCTATATTAATTGCAGCAAAGATGGGAGTAACTGAAATGGTGGAGAAAATCCTAGACAAATTTCCGGTGGCCATCCAGGATGTTGACTCTGATAACAAGAATGTTGTACTCTTAGCAGTTGAGAACAGGCAACCCCATGTTTACAATCTCCTTCAGAAGAGACAGATACTAAAGGAAAGCCTGTTGCGTCAGTTGGACAACAAAGGTAACAGTGCATTACATCTTGCTGCTACATGTGGTCAGTACCGGCCTTGGCTTATTCCAGGCGCGGCATTGCAAATGCAGTGGGAAATCAAGTGGTATAAG TTTGTCAGAAACTCTATGCCACATCGCTACTTTGTTTGCCACAACAGTAGTGGCCAGACACCAAAGGAGATCTTCATAGATACACACAAACATCTTATAAAAGAAGGAAGCAAATGGCTAACCAAAACCTCGGAATCATGCTCCTTGGTTGCAGCACTCATTGCAACGGTTGCATTTGCTACATCAGCAACTGTACCAGGAGGACTTGATCAGCGAACAGGCGAGCCAATTCTCCAAGACAAGGCAGCATTCAATGCCTTCACCATCTCATCACTAGTTGCTCTCTGCTTCTCAATAACCTCCCTGGTCTTCTTTCTTTCAATCCTCACTTCTCGATATGAAGAAAGTGATTTTTCCATGGACTTGCCCCGGAAACTCTTGATGGGTTTGACATCACTCTTTGCATCTATAGCTTCCATGTTAGTCTCATTCTGCACAGGGCATATCTTTCTCCTAAAACATCAACTGAGATATGTGGCATATCCATTGTATGCAGCAACTTGCTTGCCAGTGACATTTTTCGCTCTTGCACAGCTGCCGCTTTACTTTGATCTCATGAGGGCCATCATCAACAAGGTACCTCAACGGAGCTACAAAGTCTATCCACACTAA